Proteins from a single region of Gossypium arboreum isolate Shixiya-1 chromosome 1, ASM2569848v2, whole genome shotgun sequence:
- the LOC108480599 gene encoding MFP1 attachment factor 1-like — translation MAETESTTTAQDSATAETEPHQTQAQSQIDETAAKLNNLTLRIWPPTQRTRDAVINRLVETLSSQSVLSKRYGTIPEDEAASLAKSIEEEAFSVAGAAFSPDDDGIEILQMYSKEISKRMLDTVKSRAATAAAADAPSATEAANGEEVSSSSVKAEA, via the coding sequence ATGGCCGAAACTGAATCCACCACCACTGCTCAAGACTCAGCCACCGCAGAAACGGAGCCCCACCAGACTCAGGCTCAATCCCAAATAGATGAAACCGCCGCCAAGCTCAATAATCTTACTCTCCGAATTTGGCCCCCCACTCAACGAACCCGCGATGCCGTTATCAACCGTCTTGTCGAGACGCTCTCTTCCCAATCTGTACTTTCCAAACGCTACGGCACCATCCCCGAGGACGAGGCCGCCTCCCTGGCCAAATCTATCGAGGAGGAGGCTTTCTCAGTCGCCGGTGCGGCCTTCTCCCCCGACGATGATGGCATCGAGATCCTTCAGATGTATTCCAAGGAGATCAGCAAGCGTATGCTCGATACTGTCAAATCTCGCGCTGCTACTGCCGCTGCCGCCGATGCTCCGTCAGCCACGGAAGCAGCGAATGGTGAGGAGGTTTCATCGTCGTCCGTGAAGGCGGAGGCTTGA